A stretch of the Planktothricoides raciborskii GIHE-MW2 genome encodes the following:
- a CDS encoding helix-turn-helix domain-containing protein, producing the protein MNQPIKVQAGSGNVFADLELENSDELLVKAELARRISGIISAQNMTQTEAAQMLGIDQPKVSALVNGKLSGFSTTRLFRFLNALGRDVEIVVKPKSFRQAETRVVAL; encoded by the coding sequence ATGAATCAGCCCATTAAAGTACAAGCAGGCAGTGGCAATGTCTTCGCAGATTTAGAGTTAGAAAATTCTGATGAATTACTGGTCAAGGCAGAACTTGCCCGGAGAATTAGTGGTATTATCTCCGCCCAAAATATGACTCAAACTGAGGCGGCACAAATGTTAGGAATTGACCAGCCTAAAGTGTCAGCATTAGTGAATGGCAAGCTATCGGGTTTTTCCACTACTCGGTTGTTTCGTTTTTTAAATGCGTTGGGTCGAGATGTGGAAATCGTAGTAAAACCCAAGTCTTTTAGACAAGCTGAAACACGAGTGGTGGCGTTGTAG
- a CDS encoding putative toxin-antitoxin system toxin component, PIN family — protein sequence MLIMLKNQQIKVIIDTNLWISFLIGKELANLKELIVSQTVQVVFCEQITEEINRVTQRPKLQKYFSADKVKELLELLAVIGVSIEIRSEVSLCRDAKDNFLLALAKDSQANFLITGDADLLTLGSFAGTKIITYQDFLEQINP from the coding sequence ATGCTAATTATGCTAAAAAATCAGCAAATTAAAGTGATTATTGATACTAATCTTTGGATTAGTTTCCTGATTGGCAAAGAATTAGCGAATCTTAAAGAGTTAATCGTCAGTCAGACTGTTCAAGTCGTCTTTTGTGAACAAATCACAGAAGAAATTAATCGGGTGACGCAAAGACCAAAACTCCAAAAATATTTTTCGGCTGATAAAGTCAAAGAACTGCTAGAGCTTTTGGCGGTTATTGGGGTATCCATAGAAATCAGATCGGAAGTTTCTCTTTGTCGGGATGCCAAAGATAATTTTTTATTGGCATTGGCTAAAGATAGTCAAGCGAATTTCTTGATTACAGGGGATGCAGATTTATTAACTTTAGGTAGTTTTGCCGGTACAAAAATTATTACTTACCAGGATTTTTTAGAGCAGATAAATCCATAA
- a CDS encoding UPF0175 family protein, whose translation MSLVISDDLVKASGFSENELFGEIVLMLFQQDKISLGKASELLGLHRMQFQKLISERGICVHYDIDEFQEDLKTLEESVSLEIVLTSSASADPFSPL comes from the coding sequence ATGAGTTTAGTGATTTCCGATGATTTAGTAAAGGCTAGTGGCTTTTCTGAAAATGAATTATTTGGGGAAATTGTGCTGATGTTATTTCAGCAAGATAAAATTAGTTTAGGGAAAGCCAGTGAGTTATTGGGGCTGCATAGGATGCAGTTTCAAAAACTGATTTCTGAACGAGGTATTTGCGTCCATTATGATATTGATGAGTTTCAGGAAGACCTCAAAACTTTAGAGGAAAGCGTCTCGCTGGAAATCGTTTTAACTTCCTCAGCATCCGCAGATCCTTTCAGCCCGCTATAA
- a CDS encoding DUF433 domain-containing protein → MSEWRESQDTSRSLMAIAELDRITINPAVCLGQPTIRGMRITVEFVLKLLASHLSVPEILESYPELEEEDIRQALNYAAWAVSDRVVSFTSV, encoded by the coding sequence ATGTCAGAATGGAGGGAAAGTCAAGATACTTCAAGGAGTCTCATGGCGATCGCCGAACTAGATCGTATTACTATCAACCCAGCAGTATGCCTTGGACAGCCAACGATCCGGGGAATGCGGATCACTGTAGAATTTGTCCTCAAACTACTCGCTAGTCACTTATCTGTGCCAGAAATTTTAGAATCGTATCCAGAATTGGAGGAAGAAGACATTCGTCAGGCGCTCAATTATGCAGCCTGGGCGGTATCCGATCGCGTTGTTAGCTTCACTTCAGTATGA
- a CDS encoding transposase family protein, protein MSNIIEYINNNPEESHRLLGIEHQQLKQLIEKAINIHNQKKELAESKKFRIIRVGGGRKPKLTLESQIILTLTYLLHLTTFQLLGIQFGVSETTANDTFNYWFPLLGEILPPSLISQKKLQGLRNC, encoded by the coding sequence ATGAGCAACATAATTGAGTATATTAATAACAATCCTGAAGAATCACATCGGTTATTAGGAATCGAGCATCAACAGTTAAAGCAACTTATAGAAAAAGCAATAAATATACATAATCAGAAAAAAGAATTGGCAGAATCTAAAAAATTCAGAATCATTAGGGTTGGAGGTGGACGTAAACCCAAATTAACCCTAGAATCACAAATAATTTTAACCTTAACATATTTACTTCATTTAACAACATTTCAGTTGCTGGGTATTCAGTTTGGCGTAAGTGAGACAACCGCCAATGATACGTTTAACTATTGGTTTCCCCTCCTGGGAGAAATCTTACCACCGAGTTTAATATCACAAAAAAAACTCCAGGGACTACGAAATTGTTAA
- a CDS encoding type II toxin-antitoxin system HigB family toxin has product MHVITRKRLNEFAAKYPDTESALARWYQLVKSGTFNSFVELRNEFPSADQVDNLTVFNIGGNKVRLIAAIHYNRQKIYIRAVLTHAEYDQGKWRE; this is encoded by the coding sequence ATGCACGTTATCACACGCAAACGGCTCAATGAATTTGCGGCAAAATACCCGGACACAGAAAGCGCATTGGCTCGTTGGTATCAACTGGTGAAATCAGGAACATTTAATTCCTTTGTTGAACTTCGTAACGAGTTTCCCAGTGCTGACCAAGTTGATAACCTCACAGTGTTTAATATTGGTGGGAACAAAGTCCGGTTAATAGCGGCGATTCACTATAATCGACAAAAAATTTATATTCGGGCAGTTTTGACTCATGCAGAGTACGATCAAGGAAAATGGAGAGAGTAA
- a CDS encoding transposase family protein: protein MVLPNGKDIVDVVAGEPGSKSDLSLFRETHKEFESNQRFNGEKAYQGEKSIKTPAKKSKKQELTPEQKLNKS, encoded by the coding sequence ATTGTCCTACCCAATGGTAAAGATATTGTAGATGTAGTCGCTGGTGAACCAGGTTCAAAAAGCGATCTAAGTTTATTTCGTGAAACTCATAAAGAATTTGAATCTAACCAAAGGTTCAATGGCGAGAAAGCTTATCAAGGAGAAAAGTCAATTAAAACCCCGGCGAAAAAATCGAAAAAACAAGAATTAACCCCTGAACAAAAGTTAAACAAAAGTTAA
- a CDS encoding DUF5615 family PIN-like protein: protein MSSMRLIADVHISPLTVAALKAQGYDIVRTTDLLPATAADAEILALARVQGRVILTQDLDFSMLVALSNYGLPSLITLRLSSVKPDLVTQKLLDVLPTVETELTEGAAVTINDDSVRIRKLPIR from the coding sequence ATGAGTAGTATGCGTTTAATTGCCGACGTTCATATTTCTCCTTTGACAGTTGCGGCGTTAAAGGCACAGGGCTACGATATAGTCAGGACTACAGATTTATTACCTGCGACTGCTGCTGATGCGGAGATTTTGGCACTTGCGAGGGTACAAGGTAGGGTTATTTTAACCCAAGACCTAGATTTTTCCATGCTGGTGGCTCTCAGCAACTATGGACTGCCCAGTTTAATCACATTACGATTGTCTTCTGTAAAACCGGATTTGGTGACACAAAAACTCCTAGATGTTTTACCGACTGTGGAAACAGAACTGACAGAAGGTGCAGCGGTGACAATTAATGATGATTCTGTGCGGATTCGTAAGCTGCCAATTCGATGA
- the vap15 gene encoding type II toxin-antitoxin system VapB15 family antitoxin, translating to MTQTQYQLSLNFEQVLTLVKQLPEPEKLQLSQELAKELLDSKLTALLESFKTDELSLDTITQEVESVRSEIYANYAKKSAN from the coding sequence ATGACGCAAACTCAATATCAACTCTCTCTAAACTTTGAGCAAGTTTTAACCTTGGTCAAACAACTGCCCGAACCCGAAAAACTGCAATTAAGTCAAGAACTGGCTAAAGAATTGTTAGACAGTAAATTAACCGCCCTTTTAGAGTCATTCAAAACTGATGAACTATCCCTAGATACAATTACTCAAGAAGTTGAATCCGTCAGAAGTGAAATTTATGCTAATTATGCTAAAAAATCAGCAAATTAA
- a CDS encoding type II toxin-antitoxin system HicB family antitoxin produces MKIKAIIHPAEKGGYWAEGPALPGCITEGDTWEEVTHNLQDAVEGWLSVANNSLKKIEPTDE; encoded by the coding sequence ATGAAAATTAAAGCCATTATTCATCCAGCAGAAAAAGGGGGCTATTGGGCAGAAGGCCCAGCCCTTCCCGGTTGCATTACCGAAGGCGATACCTGGGAAGAGGTTACGCATAATTTACAAGATGCCGTTGAGGGTTGGCTGAGTGTTGCGAATAATAGCCTGAAAAAAATAGAGCCAACAGACGAATAA
- a CDS encoding UPF0175 family protein, whose protein sequence is MSLVISDDLVKASGFSENELFGEIVLMLFQQDKISLGKASELLGLHRMQFQKLISERGICVHYDITEFQEDLKTLEETE, encoded by the coding sequence ATGAGTTTAGTGATTTCCGATGATTTAGTAAAGGCTAGTGGCTTTTCTGAAAATGAATTATTTGGGGAAATTGTGCTGATGTTATTTCAGCAAGATAAAATTAGTTTAGGGAAAGCCAGTGAGTTATTGGGGCTGCATCGGATGCAGTTTCAAAAACTGATTTCTGAGCGAGGTATTTGCGTACATTATGATATCACTGAGTTTCAGGAAGACCTCAAAACTTTAGAGGAAACCGAGTAG
- a CDS encoding transposase, with translation MSIDETAFWVGMSREVARSEKGKKAFCLRPFYKGRKMTLIGAISIEGVVAKKVIEGSMKGKDFKEFVEDDLVPKLKPGDVVVMNNLNIHSIEGIEELITATGARVEYLPPYSPGFNPISMLWSTVKSLIRMFPTRAMEVLEKLIEVALIMSGKDSFNNWFTKC, from the coding sequence ATGTCTATTGATGAGACAGCATTCTGGGTGGGGATGAGTCGGGAGGTGGCCAGGAGTGAAAAGGGTAAAAAGGCATTTTGTTTAAGACCCTTTTATAAAGGGAGAAAAATGACCTTAATTGGGGCAATAAGTATTGAAGGAGTTGTAGCGAAAAAAGTAATTGAAGGCTCGATGAAAGGGAAGGACTTTAAGGAGTTTGTAGAGGATGACCTGGTTCCTAAGCTGAAGCCAGGGGATGTGGTAGTGATGAATAACCTGAATATTCATTCCATTGAAGGTATTGAAGAATTAATCACGGCTACGGGAGCTAGAGTAGAATATTTACCACCCTACTCACCAGGCTTTAATCCGATTTCTATGTTGTGGTCAACAGTGAAGTCACTGATAAGAATGTTCCCAACAAGAGCAATGGAAGTGCTAGAAAAGTTAATTGAAGTTGCTCTGATTATGAGCGGAAAAGACAGCTTCAATAACTGGTTTACTAAATGCTGA